The following coding sequences lie in one Methanopyrus sp. SNP6 genomic window:
- the carB gene encoding carbamoyl-phosphate synthase large subunit yields MPETPDKVLIIGSGPIVVGQAAEFDYSGSQACKALREEGVEVVLVNSNPATIMTDPNMADRVYLEPLDAQVVAKIIEEERPDGILPTLGGQTGLNIAVELDEMGVLEEYDVEVLGTPVETIVRAEDRDEFRAFMEKIGEPVCTSEAVSSVEEAKEVAEEIGYPVVVRPAYTLGGTGGGIAEDEEELKMVVERGLEYSRVNQVLIEEYVGGWAEIEYEVMRDGSGNCITVCSMENVDPMGVHTGESIVVAPAQTLTEEEHQTLRSAALHIIDALGVEGGCNIQFALNRETGEYRVIEVNPRVSRSSALASKATGYPIARIAAKIAIGLRLDEIENQVTGETYAAFEPALDYVVVKIPRWPFDKFPEANRTLGTEMKSVGEVMAIGRTFEEALQKAIRSLEIGEPGLGPSPEELKANPDEIRRKIETPNDRRIFYVYAALKRGLMSVEEISELSGIDPWFVEKVKRIVEMEREIVRRREELLELIRTGEADEETVEFIREIKRTGFSDEQIAELLEVDEDEVREARLGIGVEATYKLVDTCAAEFAAVSPYFYSTYEEECEALRYD; encoded by the coding sequence GTGCCCGAGACTCCGGATAAGGTTTTGATCATCGGATCCGGACCGATCGTCGTGGGTCAGGCGGCGGAGTTCGACTACTCGGGTTCTCAGGCGTGTAAGGCTCTCAGGGAGGAAGGAGTTGAAGTAGTTCTCGTGAACAGCAATCCGGCGACGATCATGACGGACCCGAACATGGCGGACCGAGTGTACCTGGAACCGTTGGACGCCCAGGTCGTGGCGAAGATCATAGAGGAGGAGAGGCCCGATGGAATCCTTCCCACGCTCGGGGGCCAGACTGGTCTCAATATCGCGGTCGAGCTCGACGAGATGGGCGTTTTAGAAGAGTACGACGTAGAGGTACTAGGGACGCCAGTGGAGACGATCGTACGGGCCGAAGATCGGGACGAGTTCCGCGCGTTCATGGAGAAGATCGGAGAGCCCGTCTGTACGAGCGAGGCTGTTTCCTCGGTGGAAGAGGCTAAGGAAGTAGCGGAGGAAATCGGTTACCCGGTGGTGGTGCGGCCCGCCTACACTCTGGGCGGTACGGGCGGCGGGATCGCGGAGGATGAGGAAGAGCTGAAGATGGTAGTGGAGCGGGGCCTCGAGTACAGCCGGGTGAACCAGGTACTGATAGAGGAGTACGTAGGTGGCTGGGCCGAGATAGAGTACGAGGTAATGAGGGACGGATCGGGTAACTGCATAACGGTGTGCAGTATGGAGAACGTGGATCCGATGGGGGTGCATACCGGCGAGTCGATCGTAGTCGCGCCCGCTCAAACGCTAACAGAAGAGGAGCATCAGACGCTCCGCAGCGCGGCGTTACACATCATCGACGCGCTAGGTGTTGAGGGCGGTTGTAACATCCAGTTCGCACTGAACCGGGAGACGGGCGAGTATCGGGTGATCGAGGTGAATCCGAGGGTGAGCCGATCGTCGGCGCTAGCGTCCAAGGCCACTGGGTACCCGATAGCGCGGATCGCGGCGAAGATAGCGATCGGGCTGAGACTGGACGAGATCGAGAACCAGGTTACCGGGGAGACGTACGCGGCGTTCGAGCCGGCTCTAGACTACGTGGTTGTGAAGATCCCACGGTGGCCGTTCGATAAGTTCCCGGAGGCGAACCGGACGCTTGGAACGGAGATGAAGTCCGTGGGCGAGGTGATGGCCATAGGGCGAACGTTCGAGGAGGCGCTTCAGAAGGCGATCCGATCGTTGGAGATCGGAGAGCCCGGCCTGGGACCTTCACCGGAGGAGCTGAAGGCGAATCCGGATGAGATCCGCCGTAAGATCGAGACGCCGAACGACCGCCGTATCTTCTACGTCTACGCCGCGCTTAAGCGCGGTCTGATGAGCGTGGAAGAGATCTCGGAGCTCTCCGGAATCGACCCGTGGTTCGTGGAGAAGGTGAAGCGGATCGTCGAGATGGAGCGCGAGATAGTACGAAGGAGGGAGGAGTTGCTCGAACTCATCCGGACCGGAGAGGCGGATGAGGAGACCGTGGAGTTCATTCGGGAGATCAAGCGGACGGGTTTCTCGGACGAGCAGATAGCAGAGCTGCTCGAGGTGGACGAGGACGAGGTTCGGGAGGCTCGGCTGGGCATCGGTGTGGAGGCCACGTATAAACTGGTGGATACGTGCGCCGCGGAGTTCGCCGCGGTCTCGCCGTACTTCTACTCGACGTACGAGGAGGAGTGCGAAGCGCTGCGGTACGATTAG
- a CDS encoding tRNA sulfurtransferase — protein sequence MEYLVMYGEIAVKSPSVRRHMELLLARNLKEQSGGQVKRLEGRLLVTDPKVPGAIGKTFGVERWTRTLHVDSHDPEDVFTEVKDALDDLKARSFAVRTRRATSDALSSREMNVELGDLIRRHTGWTVDLDEPDVEIHVELRPEGTFVYLDSWVKDGPGGLPYGSQSRVVCLVSGGIDSPVAAWYAARRGCEVIWLHLDRGKYGSEVDAVERLAEMFSEWLPSDVELLIEDFEDFMEKLEGLEGESARYRCVLCKREMIRRACDVCENVGAVAVVMGDVVGQVASQIPDNLSVIDRVARFPVFRPLLGFDKNEVQRLSERLGFFEVSKEHRPCPLAPRNPVKSADPGKVLKLEEGLGVLHRGLRGSGVAGSEEYR from the coding sequence GTGGAATACCTGGTAATGTACGGTGAAATAGCCGTTAAATCACCATCGGTCCGACGGCACATGGAGCTATTGTTGGCACGGAATTTAAAGGAACAGTCGGGTGGACAGGTGAAACGGTTAGAAGGTCGCCTGCTGGTCACAGACCCGAAGGTACCCGGAGCGATTGGTAAGACCTTCGGTGTGGAACGGTGGACGCGCACGCTCCACGTCGACTCTCACGACCCCGAGGACGTGTTCACGGAGGTGAAGGACGCACTGGACGATCTAAAGGCCAGATCGTTCGCCGTACGGACCCGAAGGGCCACAAGTGACGCACTTTCCTCACGGGAGATGAACGTTGAGCTCGGTGACCTGATCAGGCGGCACACCGGTTGGACCGTGGACCTGGACGAGCCCGATGTTGAAATTCATGTGGAACTGCGGCCCGAAGGGACATTCGTGTACCTGGATTCGTGGGTGAAGGACGGCCCGGGTGGTCTTCCCTACGGCTCTCAGTCCCGCGTTGTATGCCTTGTATCCGGTGGTATCGATAGCCCTGTAGCCGCTTGGTACGCAGCTCGTCGTGGATGTGAGGTGATTTGGCTGCATCTAGACCGGGGTAAGTACGGGTCAGAGGTGGATGCAGTAGAACGGCTCGCTGAGATGTTCTCCGAGTGGTTACCGTCCGACGTGGAGCTTTTGATCGAGGACTTCGAAGATTTCATGGAGAAGTTGGAAGGACTCGAAGGTGAATCGGCCCGATACCGATGCGTACTGTGCAAGCGAGAGATGATACGCAGAGCGTGTGACGTGTGCGAAAACGTCGGAGCCGTGGCCGTGGTTATGGGAGATGTCGTCGGGCAGGTGGCGAGCCAAATTCCGGATAACCTGTCGGTAATCGACCGCGTGGCACGGTTCCCGGTCTTCCGCCCGCTGTTGGGTTTCGATAAGAACGAGGTGCAACGCCTCTCGGAACGGTTGGGGTTTTTCGAGGTATCTAAAGAGCATCGCCCGTGTCCGCTGGCACCGCGTAACCCCGTGAAATCAGCGGATCCGGGGAAGGTGCTTAAGTTAGAGGAGGGACTGGGTGTGCTCCACCGCGGCCTGCGGGGTTCCGGCGTTGCCGGGTCGGAAGAGTATCGATGA
- a CDS encoding 4Fe-4S dicluster domain-containing protein codes for MAKRTRKKIVRIKATGDVVQALSGVVEEGLKLSILNASVSPDTVAAEIAVQAADDEHIRNFLRTLREFGIEVEEIEKTLVHDGDECLHCTACHSVCPTGAIELKGIEIELDDEECIVCGSCTEMCPSGALRVVQKGGERGRR; via the coding sequence TTGGCCAAAAGAACGAGAAAGAAGATCGTAAGGATCAAGGCCACGGGTGACGTGGTCCAAGCTCTATCCGGGGTGGTTGAAGAAGGACTGAAGCTCAGTATACTCAACGCGTCCGTGTCGCCGGATACCGTGGCCGCCGAGATCGCGGTCCAAGCCGCCGACGACGAGCATATACGGAACTTCTTGCGTACCCTACGTGAGTTCGGTATCGAGGTCGAGGAGATCGAAAAGACGTTGGTACACGACGGAGACGAGTGTCTACACTGCACGGCATGCCACTCAGTATGCCCCACCGGGGCGATCGAGCTCAAAGGGATCGAGATCGAACTCGACGATGAGGAGTGTATTGTGTGCGGGTCATGTACGGAGATGTGTCCCTCAGGCGCTCTCCGTGTCGTCCAAAAAGGAGGTGAGCGAGGACGGCGATAG
- a CDS encoding GtrA family protein — MKILFRVLERTPGVDDPERFLKFSLVGFSGVFVNLGLLWFLTEIAGVHYVMSNVIAVEVSIISNFVLNDLWTWRDRRDPGLLNFLKRLAAFNIICAGGLVINTTVLWTLTEILHIYYITSALFGIAAATLWNYWMNNRMTWGVLIERAHERRRGKNPG, encoded by the coding sequence TTGAAGATCCTGTTCCGTGTACTTGAGCGAACGCCGGGCGTCGACGACCCGGAGAGGTTCCTAAAGTTCTCGCTCGTCGGTTTCTCGGGAGTGTTCGTCAATCTCGGTCTCTTGTGGTTCCTCACGGAAATCGCCGGAGTCCACTATGTCATGTCGAACGTAATCGCCGTCGAGGTTTCAATAATATCGAACTTCGTCCTGAACGATTTATGGACGTGGAGAGACCGCAGAGACCCAGGTCTGTTGAACTTCTTGAAGCGTCTCGCGGCCTTCAACATCATCTGTGCCGGCGGTCTGGTGATCAACACGACAGTCCTATGGACGCTTACCGAAATTCTCCATATTTATTATATCACTTCGGCCCTTTTCGGTATCGCCGCCGCTACACTCTGGAATTACTGGATGAACAATAGGATGACCTGGGGTGTACTGATTGAGCGAGCACATGAGAGACGACGTGGAAAGAACCCCGGATGA
- a CDS encoding SIS domain-containing protein, whose translation MSEHMRDDVERTPDDLRAVLALRFEDLPKLSSYRFILTTGSGSSHHVAHYASLLFTHELNIATVSHPGRLAAWADGADLAVVVSMSGGKDSHSIARALGCEILAVTCEENSPLADLADYLLLLPTEREEGFLNTRTIVSAMFALCAYASELSNEDLVDPDVPDRVERHLKRGVPEDIILEMRNREKVFFIGDKYLYVAAEQAALKSIEVGDANAFATTSDELFHGRFFGDHSERLYLCLNEKGADLIEERSGGETTVVRPDDLGLDVDPDDPNAPVETLPTLYLLVDEAYGPVDTTEARSWWNHV comes from the coding sequence TTGAGCGAGCACATGAGAGACGACGTGGAAAGAACCCCGGATGATCTGAGGGCGGTGCTCGCTTTAAGATTTGAGGATCTACCGAAATTATCATCTTATCGATTCATACTTACCACAGGTTCAGGTAGTAGTCACCACGTAGCTCACTACGCCTCGCTACTGTTCACTCACGAGCTGAATATCGCGACGGTATCGCATCCTGGGCGACTAGCGGCTTGGGCTGATGGAGCCGACCTCGCGGTCGTAGTTTCGATGTCCGGGGGTAAAGATTCTCACTCGATCGCCCGCGCTTTGGGTTGCGAAATCCTGGCTGTTACCTGTGAAGAGAACTCTCCACTGGCCGATCTCGCCGACTATCTGTTACTCCTCCCGACAGAGCGCGAGGAAGGTTTCCTCAACACCCGCACCATCGTGTCGGCTATGTTCGCATTATGCGCCTACGCCTCGGAACTCTCGAACGAAGACCTCGTGGATCCCGACGTCCCCGATAGGGTGGAACGCCACCTGAAGCGCGGCGTTCCGGAGGACATAATCCTCGAGATGCGAAACCGCGAGAAGGTTTTCTTCATCGGTGACAAGTACCTGTACGTCGCCGCGGAGCAGGCCGCATTGAAGTCGATCGAGGTAGGAGATGCCAACGCCTTCGCGACAACATCCGACGAGCTCTTCCATGGCAGGTTCTTCGGTGATCACTCCGAAAGGCTTTACTTGTGCCTGAACGAGAAGGGTGCGGATTTAATCGAGGAGCGATCGGGTGGCGAGACCACAGTCGTGCGACCCGACGACCTCGGGCTCGATGTTGACCCTGACGACCCGAACGCGCCCGTCGAAACCCTCCCCACACTGTATCTCCTTGTCGACGAGGCCTACGGTCCCGTGGACACCACGGAAGCACGAAGCTGGTGGAACCACGTGTAG
- the nrdD gene encoding anaerobic ribonucleoside-triphosphate reductase, which produces MTGIPEEVLEEPLRVTRNANILPTPEVVSKIFQDKWQKRHFLKHVLDSKTAQAHLEGYIHIHDLDYALTRSNCCQHDCRWVLKYGLYAQNPIGRLTCVSKPAKHSEVAVLHILKWLMTSQNFFAGGQGQDFVNFLVAPYIAEEGLSYEEVRQLAQIMMFEATQDLVARGGQPAFTNVNLELSCPDFLEDEPAVGPGGKIVGTYGDFEEEAIMFARALLDVQLEGDAAGAPLKFPQIIVKVRPGYDRETLELAFEVAAENGAVYFANMLNRDWRKLVGENVNYMGCRTCLATNWTGDWKIDTIRTGNFEYITLNLPLLAHESRDEDEFLEKISDYCEIAREALLARWRCVKKCLEAGLYDGCQRWKPDGEYYFRYEHTTWSLGFVGLAEAIEVLTGYGFWEDHSAMRLAERVLEELNDVREEFHERDGRRWSVVQSPAESAAERLARKYLEKYPDARVRGTERRPYLTNSCHVPYDEDVNVVERAEIEARFHPMTLGGHITHFWLGERTDPKSLMKLTVRVLRRNTIGFLAITRDYSVCDRCQRTYEGVVEQCPECGRKCTIWSRVTGYLAPVDSFVDGKKQEHKERLRHEL; this is translated from the coding sequence TTGACTGGGATTCCAGAGGAAGTCCTTGAGGAACCACTCAGAGTCACTCGTAACGCCAACATACTACCGACTCCGGAAGTCGTCTCGAAGATCTTCCAGGATAAGTGGCAAAAACGCCACTTCCTTAAGCACGTACTTGATAGTAAGACGGCTCAGGCGCACTTGGAAGGGTACATCCACATCCACGACCTTGACTACGCGCTAACCAGATCGAACTGCTGTCAGCACGACTGCCGATGGGTATTGAAGTACGGTTTATACGCCCAGAACCCGATCGGCAGGCTGACTTGCGTGAGTAAGCCCGCTAAGCACTCGGAGGTTGCAGTGCTCCACATCCTGAAATGGCTGATGACTTCTCAGAACTTCTTTGCAGGCGGTCAGGGACAGGATTTCGTTAACTTCCTAGTAGCCCCTTACATCGCTGAAGAGGGACTATCCTACGAAGAAGTACGACAACTCGCCCAGATCATGATGTTCGAAGCCACCCAGGACTTAGTGGCCCGAGGAGGACAACCCGCCTTCACGAACGTGAACCTGGAACTCTCGTGTCCGGACTTCTTAGAGGACGAGCCCGCCGTCGGTCCTGGTGGGAAGATCGTGGGTACTTACGGCGATTTCGAGGAAGAAGCCATTATGTTCGCTAGAGCCCTCCTGGACGTGCAGCTGGAGGGCGACGCTGCGGGAGCTCCGCTTAAGTTCCCGCAGATAATCGTGAAGGTCCGACCAGGCTATGATAGGGAGACACTAGAGCTCGCCTTCGAGGTCGCGGCCGAGAATGGGGCCGTGTACTTCGCCAACATGCTCAATAGGGACTGGCGAAAGCTCGTGGGTGAGAACGTGAACTACATGGGATGCAGGACGTGTCTCGCCACCAACTGGACCGGAGACTGGAAGATCGACACCATCCGCACCGGTAACTTCGAGTACATCACTCTGAACTTACCACTCTTAGCCCATGAATCACGCGATGAGGACGAGTTCCTGGAGAAAATCAGCGACTACTGCGAGATAGCTAGAGAGGCCCTCCTGGCGCGGTGGAGATGCGTCAAGAAGTGCCTGGAGGCAGGACTGTACGACGGATGCCAGCGTTGGAAGCCGGATGGGGAGTACTACTTCCGGTACGAGCACACGACGTGGAGCCTCGGGTTCGTCGGGCTGGCCGAAGCGATCGAGGTCCTCACGGGGTACGGCTTCTGGGAAGATCACTCTGCGATGCGTCTGGCCGAGCGGGTGCTGGAGGAGCTGAACGACGTGCGAGAGGAGTTTCACGAGCGGGATGGACGCAGGTGGTCTGTCGTACAGTCACCTGCCGAATCGGCCGCCGAACGCCTTGCCAGGAAGTATCTGGAGAAGTACCCGGACGCGAGGGTACGTGGTACAGAGCGCCGTCCCTACCTCACGAATTCGTGTCATGTGCCGTACGACGAGGATGTAAACGTCGTCGAGCGGGCCGAGATCGAGGCGAGGTTCCATCCCATGACCTTAGGAGGCCACATCACCCACTTCTGGCTCGGGGAGCGGACGGACCCGAAGAGCCTCATGAAGCTGACCGTGCGCGTGCTCCGTCGGAACACGATAGGATTCCTCGCGATCACCAGGGATTACAGCGTGTGCGACCGGTGCCAGCGTACCTACGAGGGAGTGGTCGAACAGTGTCCAGAGTGCGGCCGTAAGTGCACGATATGGTCAAGGGTTACCGGATACCTGGCGCCAGTAGACTCGTTCGTGGACGGCAAAAAGCAGGAGCATAAGGAGCGCCTGCGTCACGAGCTCTGA
- a CDS encoding homocysteine biosynthesis protein: MPGRKSIDEINHRIERGEVCVVTAEEMVEIVEDIGPERAAKEVDVVTCATFGPMCSSGVFLNFGHSDPPIKMRRVWLNGVEAYTGIAAVDAYLGATQPSEDRGIKYGGAHVIHELASGEEVVLRAEGFVTDCYPRESVETLITIDDINQAVIVNPRNSYQRYVAATNSSEETLYTYMGKLLPEYGNVTYCGAGQLNPLANDPEFRTIGIGTRIWLAGSHGYIIGEGTQHDPSSGMATLMVKGDLKEADPKYLRPVVLEKYGVSLAVGIGVPIPVLDERVAASTGVSDADIEVPIVDYGVPSRDRPVVKRVTYEELRSGRVEIEGKTVRTGALSSYKTALEIAERLKEEIEEGEFTLTRPAEPLPRESDFKPMPYRPPSLPRVENIMTEDVVTASPDESIEDVARKLIEKEINHIPVVDEDGRIVGIVTSWDIAAAVAEGKKRLKDIMTEDVITIELHESVDEALKRMDEHNISCLPVVDKGDRVVGIVTRTDITEVLRRRGQTPSNGSSRTTSSTIGTSHDEGLRLPGKPSKKRHDSGNV; the protein is encoded by the coding sequence TTGCCGGGTCGGAAGAGTATCGATGAGATTAACCACCGGATCGAGCGTGGAGAGGTTTGTGTGGTGACCGCGGAGGAGATGGTGGAGATCGTCGAAGATATCGGGCCCGAACGTGCCGCTAAAGAGGTAGATGTGGTCACGTGCGCCACCTTCGGACCCATGTGCAGCTCGGGCGTGTTCCTGAACTTCGGGCACTCGGACCCCCCTATCAAGATGAGGCGGGTCTGGTTGAACGGAGTGGAAGCCTACACAGGCATCGCCGCGGTGGACGCTTATCTGGGCGCTACCCAGCCTAGCGAGGATCGTGGTATCAAGTACGGAGGGGCACACGTTATCCACGAGCTGGCGTCCGGTGAAGAAGTCGTGTTGCGGGCGGAGGGGTTCGTTACCGACTGTTACCCGAGGGAATCCGTCGAAACGCTGATCACGATCGATGACATCAACCAGGCAGTGATAGTCAATCCGAGGAATTCCTATCAGAGGTACGTCGCGGCGACGAACTCCTCAGAGGAGACTCTGTACACTTACATGGGCAAGTTGCTCCCCGAGTACGGGAACGTCACATACTGCGGCGCGGGTCAGTTGAATCCGCTCGCGAACGATCCCGAGTTTCGAACTATCGGAATAGGTACGCGAATATGGCTCGCCGGGTCTCACGGGTACATCATAGGGGAAGGCACGCAACACGATCCGTCCAGCGGTATGGCGACGCTGATGGTGAAAGGTGATCTGAAGGAAGCTGATCCCAAGTATCTACGTCCTGTTGTGTTGGAGAAGTACGGTGTGAGCCTAGCGGTCGGCATCGGGGTCCCCATCCCAGTACTCGATGAACGGGTAGCGGCCTCAACGGGCGTGAGTGACGCCGATATCGAGGTACCGATCGTCGATTACGGGGTACCGTCCCGGGATCGGCCAGTGGTGAAGAGGGTAACCTACGAGGAACTTAGATCCGGGAGAGTGGAGATCGAAGGGAAGACTGTGAGAACGGGGGCACTGTCCAGTTACAAAACAGCCCTCGAGATCGCGGAACGTCTAAAGGAAGAGATCGAAGAGGGAGAGTTCACGCTGACTCGGCCCGCGGAGCCACTGCCTAGAGAGAGCGATTTCAAACCAATGCCGTACCGACCTCCTTCCCTCCCCCGCGTCGAGAACATCATGACGGAGGACGTTGTGACGGCGTCACCGGACGAGAGTATCGAAGACGTCGCTCGGAAGTTGATAGAGAAGGAGATCAACCATATCCCGGTGGTCGACGAGGATGGGAGGATCGTAGGTATCGTGACGTCCTGGGACATCGCGGCGGCCGTAGCGGAGGGGAAGAAGAGGCTCAAGGACATCATGACCGAGGATGTAATCACGATCGAGCTCCACGAATCCGTAGACGAGGCATTAAAGCGCATGGACGAGCACAATATTTCGTGCTTGCCCGTTGTGGACAAGGGGGACAGAGTTGTGGGGATAGTAACCAGGACCGACATCACAGAGGTCCTAAGGAGACGGGGGCAGACACCGTCGAACGGCTCCTCGCGGACAACGTCCTCCACCATCGGAACGTCACACGATGAGGGCCTTCGATTACCGGGCAAACCCTCGAAAAAGCGACATGATTCAGGAAACGTCTAG
- a CDS encoding AIM24 family protein, producing MKLCDADAMRGCPTLGLLDSLLGGEGEESGEAEVREVRDEVIEVELIRGPVYFKNDSIIAAQGNLDFSATKPIRSSGGIMGLLEKVLKAKMLGMKRYFVRVDGSGVLYAGDGGKVRVLEVPEGEHLTVNQDRLLFTTAPADVAAQLDASVLSTGLIDIGFEGPCKIVVTSECDPVTVKVDGDPVYVDPECLIAWSGDLTFSATWKGSTLDFLLGREHGEEFLLEAHGYGEVLVAPYDERIRRLERMIRCAGVRSNQGVGGSEDYGEEGYEEYEEPSEEGGLLDDIFDLDTDDLFDFDIDFD from the coding sequence TTGAAGTTGTGTGACGCTGATGCAATGAGGGGGTGCCCGACGCTGGGACTGTTGGATTCGTTGCTCGGGGGAGAAGGTGAAGAGTCCGGTGAGGCTGAAGTGCGAGAAGTGCGGGATGAGGTCATTGAAGTGGAACTCATCCGAGGTCCGGTGTACTTCAAGAACGACAGTATCATCGCGGCCCAGGGCAACCTGGATTTCTCTGCGACTAAACCGATCCGATCTTCTGGAGGGATCATGGGCCTCTTAGAAAAGGTGCTTAAGGCGAAAATGCTCGGTATGAAACGGTACTTTGTGAGAGTCGATGGGTCGGGCGTGTTGTATGCAGGTGACGGTGGTAAGGTCCGTGTACTGGAGGTGCCGGAGGGTGAACACCTCACCGTTAACCAGGACCGGCTGCTCTTCACGACCGCTCCGGCAGACGTGGCGGCTCAACTCGATGCGAGCGTGCTCAGCACAGGGCTCATCGATATTGGGTTCGAAGGCCCCTGCAAGATCGTGGTAACCTCGGAATGCGATCCCGTGACCGTCAAGGTGGATGGAGATCCTGTATATGTCGATCCCGAGTGTTTGATAGCTTGGAGCGGTGATTTGACGTTCTCCGCGACTTGGAAGGGAAGTACGTTAGATTTCTTACTCGGACGGGAGCATGGGGAGGAGTTCCTACTCGAAGCGCATGGCTATGGGGAAGTTCTAGTGGCACCGTACGATGAGAGGATCAGACGGTTGGAACGGATGATCCGCTGCGCCGGTGTCAGAAGTAATCAAGGTGTCGGTGGAAGCGAGGATTACGGGGAAGAAGGATACGAGGAGTACGAGGAACCGTCGGAGGAGGGTGGACTACTCGACGATATTTTCGATCTCGACACCGACGACTTGTTTGACTTCGACATCGACTTCGACTGA
- a CDS encoding sugar phosphate nucleotidyltransferase has protein sequence MDAVVLAGGFGTRLRPLTWDTPKPLVPILGKPLIEWVIRSLPRDVVHVHIAAGFSSDKLERYVESNPLPRKLHLKVEPKPLDTAGAIKFACRDSTTDTLVAFNGDIVSSLDVRQMLEFHREHDGIATIALYPVPEEEVSRFGVVELDDDNRILDFVEKPEPDEAPSNLINAGAYVLDREVLDYIPEGRPVSIEREIFPKLAEEGLLYGFRFDGYWVDVGLPETYLEAHRVLMEHECSSKSVVGARITDTEFEPPVVAAPMAELRSSEVGPYVYVGERTEINGSVIENSVILDDVEIIDSEVRNTIVAEGCKIENARLDGCVLGHDAEARGCDLKSVRVAPGKEAERDLEGEWVI, from the coding sequence GTGGACGCGGTAGTACTCGCAGGAGGGTTCGGCACAAGACTGCGCCCCCTGACATGGGACACACCTAAACCCCTGGTTCCCATCCTAGGTAAGCCGCTTATCGAGTGGGTAATCCGCTCCTTACCCCGTGACGTCGTTCACGTTCACATCGCCGCCGGCTTCAGCTCCGATAAGCTCGAGCGGTACGTGGAGTCCAACCCCCTCCCCAGGAAGCTTCACCTGAAGGTAGAACCCAAGCCACTCGACACTGCCGGTGCGATCAAGTTCGCGTGCCGAGACTCCACGACTGACACCCTCGTTGCGTTCAACGGTGACATCGTCTCCTCGCTCGACGTACGTCAGATGTTGGAATTCCACCGCGAGCACGACGGTATCGCCACGATAGCCCTGTACCCCGTTCCCGAGGAAGAGGTTTCACGCTTCGGTGTAGTGGAATTGGACGACGACAACCGTATCCTAGACTTCGTCGAGAAACCCGAGCCGGACGAAGCCCCGTCGAACCTCATCAACGCGGGTGCTTATGTGCTCGACCGAGAGGTACTGGACTATATACCAGAAGGACGACCCGTCTCAATCGAACGTGAGATCTTTCCAAAGCTAGCCGAGGAGGGCTTACTGTACGGGTTCAGGTTCGACGGGTACTGGGTGGATGTGGGTCTACCAGAAACTTACCTAGAAGCACACCGCGTTTTGATGGAGCACGAGTGTTCCAGCAAGTCCGTAGTAGGAGCGCGGATCACCGACACTGAGTTCGAACCGCCAGTAGTCGCCGCACCTATGGCTGAGCTACGCTCCTCCGAAGTCGGACCGTACGTGTACGTGGGCGAGAGGACGGAGATCAACGGGTCCGTGATCGAGAACTCAGTCATCCTAGACGACGTCGAGATCATCGACTCCGAGGTACGAAACACCATCGTTGCCGAAGGGTGCAAGATCGAGAACGCACGTCTCGACGGGTGTGTGCTAGGTCATGATGCCGAGGCGCGTGGCTGCGACCTCAAGAGCGTCCGGGTGGCTCCCGGTAAGGAAGCCGAGCGGGACCTCGAGGGTGAGTGGGTGATCTGA